In the genome of Paenibacillus pabuli, one region contains:
- a CDS encoding S-layer homology domain-containing protein, with translation MKNLLRNLMVLLTIALTFQTGLGNYITPTTFAAAGPVLSVTGGSASFVAGNNSSSTPVAVDSGITVTADSSTTLASATVAITGNFHSSEDVLSFINDGLTMGNITASYNTSTGVLTLTSADATLAQWQAALRSITYTDTALRPNTATRTVSFTVTDDVNTSSTATRTVTVTVTDADQTPIVTTNGGSTAYTAGTTGVTLDAGVTISDLNNGTLASARVSIGSGFQSGDVLAYTNDEATMGNITASYDAFTGVLTLISSDATATLAQWQSALRGITFLSTSTTPGQRIISYAVSDGTKTSAAATHTVEVTVMMPPSLTTSSGSASFVAGDNAASTPVAIDPGITVSADSSTTLASATVAITGNFHAGEDVLSFINDGLTMGNITASYNAVSGVLTMTSAGAIATLAQWQAALRSITYTDTAITPSTATRTISYSVTDRVNASNTATRTVTVTATDQTPIVTTNGGSTNYISVNGTASTPVAMDNGLTISDLDNTTLSSATVSITSHFDAGKDILAYTNDGAPMGNITASYDAFTGVLTLTSSGATATLAQWQRALRGITFSSTSATPGQRIISYAVSDGTKTSAAAAHTVEVTVIMPPSLTTSSGSTSFFAGDNKISTPVAIDSGITVTADSSTTLESATVAITGNFHSSEDVLSFINDGLTMGNITASYNTSTGVLTLTSADATATLAQWQNALHAVTYNNTAVTPITTTRTISFTVSDGTNNSSIATKSITLHALSSLKANSNTLSVPTGQTASVGITAIFSNQAHIDVTSSVTWTVRNPAIANVTSGRVTGKTPGSTVVSAVYGTQSVDINVTVTGTPVSGSESSPSSSTNTGSSTTNTSTSINTNTPAQSGPSTPPTQETKTFYDLVEPDRLAAYIQDALAGNSVTFQDAASHWASKDILSAAKIGIINGYPDGRFRPDASITRAEFSTILVKAFALRSGSGTIELRDIRTSWARESIEILASNGVINGYSDGTFHADQRITRAEMVAMISKILIFQNIQSGDAATFVDVVPQHWAKEIIELAAKAGIIEGKGENRFEPDANLTRAEALTVIMRMLRENPTINKLLG, from the coding sequence ATGAAGAACTTATTACGTAATTTGATGGTCCTGCTTACCATTGCATTAACCTTCCAGACGGGACTCGGTAATTATATTACACCGACCACCTTTGCAGCCGCGGGTCCTGTATTGTCTGTAACTGGAGGTTCGGCTTCATTCGTGGCTGGAAATAATTCGTCCTCAACTCCGGTTGCTGTCGACTCTGGCATAACGGTAACCGCGGATAGCAGCACTACGCTTGCAAGCGCAACAGTGGCGATTACAGGAAATTTTCATTCTTCAGAGGATGTACTGAGTTTCATCAATGACGGGTTGACCATGGGGAATATAACAGCCAGTTATAATACATCTACCGGTGTGCTGACGCTGACATCAGCGGACGCAACGTTGGCGCAGTGGCAAGCCGCTTTGAGATCAATTACTTATACAGATACAGCGCTCAGGCCAAATACGGCGACGCGTACGGTTAGCTTCACTGTGACGGACGACGTCAATACAAGTAGTACGGCGACACGAACGGTGACGGTGACGGTGACGGATGCGGACCAGACACCGATCGTAACCACGAATGGTGGTTCGACCGCCTACACCGCCGGCACAACGGGAGTCACATTGGATGCCGGGGTGACGATATCCGATCTGAATAATGGAACGCTGGCAAGCGCGAGGGTATCCATTGGAAGCGGTTTTCAATCCGGAGATGTGCTGGCTTACACCAATGATGAGGCGACGATGGGAAATATTACGGCGAGTTATGATGCTTTCACTGGCGTGCTGACGCTGATATCATCAGACGCAACCGCAACGCTGGCGCAGTGGCAGAGTGCGTTGAGGGGAATTACGTTCTTGAGCACGAGCACAACGCCAGGGCAACGCATCATTAGCTACGCGGTAAGCGATGGAACGAAGACCAGCGCTGCTGCTACACATACAGTAGAAGTAACTGTGATGATGCCTCCGAGTTTGACCACAAGCAGCGGTTCGGCTTCATTCGTGGCTGGAGATAATGCAGCCTCGACTCCGGTCGCTATCGACCCCGGCATAACGGTAAGCGCAGATAGCAGCACTACGCTTGCAAGCGCAACAGTGGCGATCACAGGTAATTTTCATGCTGGAGAGGATGTACTGAGTTTCATCAATGACGGGCTGACCATGGGTAATATAACAGCCAGTTATAATGCAGTTTCTGGTGTACTGACGATGACATCAGCGGGTGCAATTGCAACGTTGGCGCAGTGGCAAGCCGCGTTGAGATCAATAACTTATACAGATACAGCGATCACGCCAAGTACGGCGACGCGTACAATTAGCTACAGTGTGACGGACCGCGTCAATGCAAGCAATACGGCGACACGAACTGTAACGGTGACGGCTACGGACCAGACACCGATCGTGACCACGAATGGTGGTTCGACCAATTACATTTCTGTGAATGGTACAGCTTCGACTCCGGTGGCTATGGACAACGGTCTGACGATATCAGACCTGGACAATACGACATTGAGCAGCGCAACGGTTAGCATCACGAGCCATTTCGACGCGGGAAAAGATATACTGGCTTACACCAATGATGGGGCGCCGATGGGAAATATTACGGCGAGTTATGATGCTTTCACTGGCGTGCTGACGCTGACATCATCAGGTGCAACCGCAACGCTGGCGCAGTGGCAGCGTGCGTTGAGAGGAATTACGTTCTCGAGCACGAGCGCAACGCCAGGGCAACGCATCATTAGCTACGCCGTAAGCGATGGAACGAAGACCAGCGCTGCTGCTGCACATACAGTGGAAGTAACTGTGATCATGCCTCCCAGTCTGACCACAAGCAGCGGTTCGACTTCATTCTTCGCTGGAGATAACAAGATATCGACTCCGGTCGCTATCGACTCCGGTATAACGGTAACCGCAGATAGCAGTACTACTCTTGAAAGCGCAACAGTGGCGATTACAGGAAATTTTCATTCTTCAGAGGATGTACTGAGTTTCATCAATGACGGGCTGACCATGGGGAATATAACAGCCAGTTATAATACATCTACCGGTGTGCTGACGCTAACATCAGCGGACGCAACCGCAACGTTGGCGCAGTGGCAGAACGCTTTGCACGCAGTTACTTACAATAATACAGCCGTCACTCCGATTACGACGACACGCACGATCAGCTTCACTGTAAGCGATGGTACCAATAATAGCAGCATCGCAACAAAGAGTATTACCTTGCATGCATTAAGCAGTTTAAAGGCCAATTCGAATACGTTAAGCGTACCGACCGGGCAGACGGCATCCGTAGGGATTACAGCTATTTTTTCAAATCAGGCGCATATAGATGTGACCTCATCGGTAACCTGGACCGTTCGAAATCCGGCAATCGCTAATGTTACCAGCGGAAGGGTTACAGGCAAGACCCCGGGCAGTACTGTCGTAAGTGCTGTCTATGGAACCCAATCGGTAGATATAAACGTAACAGTAACCGGCACACCAGTTTCGGGGTCAGAATCTTCTCCGAGCAGTTCAACCAATACGGGTAGTTCAACAACCAATACAAGCACTTCAATCAATACGAACACCCCGGCCCAATCGGGCCCTTCAACGCCGCCTACTCAGGAAACCAAGACTTTTTACGATCTTGTTGAACCCGATCGGCTCGCAGCTTATATACAAGATGCATTGGCCGGTAACTCTGTAACGTTCCAGGATGCGGCGTCCCACTGGGCTTCCAAAGATATTTTATCCGCTGCCAAGATAGGTATAATTAACGGCTACCCAGACGGCAGATTCAGACCGGATGCTTCTATTACGAGAGCAGAGTTCAGCACAATTCTTGTTAAAGCATTTGCCTTACGTTCAGGAAGCGGGACGATTGAGTTACGGGATATTCGGACTTCCTGGGCTCGAGAATCTATAGAAATTCTTGCTTCCAATGGAGTTATCAACGGTTACTCTGACGGAACGTTCCACGCTGACCAGAGGATTACACGAGCCGAGATGGTTGCCATGATTTCGAAAATTCTGATTTTTCAGAACATTCAATCTGGCGATGCCGCAACATTCGTTGATGTAGTACCCCAGCATTGGGCTAAGGAGATCATTGAATTGGCCGCTAAGGCCGGAATTATCGAGGGGAAGGGCGAGAATCGGTTTGAACCGGACGCTAACCTCACGAGGGCGGAGGCCTTAACGGTTATAATGCGCATGCTGAGAGAGAATCCAACGATAAATAAATTGCTGGGTTAA
- a CDS encoding oxidoreductase: protein MRKNIAIITLMVGLIISLYFNYQFKAYKDNQKVDYAIKLNHGTQIGIKESIQNLEYVIKSLEDNSSKETVIYTLGNLAVSLKVGEESFIFLDSDFKEDHSSSTYLIYSVFRDMYWYIRADITDDILSNKVSLAKESRNQLIQDLGVLKQDLESIDSQFSEDILKEQSPKWIENKWKELIGEIVNRNSDVKLHERIKVKYNL from the coding sequence ATGAGAAAAAATATTGCAATAATTACACTAATGGTTGGATTGATCATAAGCCTTTACTTTAACTATCAATTCAAAGCGTACAAAGACAATCAAAAGGTTGATTACGCGATTAAACTAAATCATGGAACGCAAATTGGTATAAAAGAATCAATTCAAAATTTAGAGTATGTGATAAAAAGTTTAGAGGACAATTCTTCGAAGGAAACAGTCATATACACATTAGGGAATCTGGCAGTATCTTTGAAAGTGGGTGAAGAGTCGTTCATCTTTCTGGATTCCGATTTCAAGGAAGATCACTCATCATCAACCTATTTAATCTATAGTGTGTTTAGAGATATGTATTGGTATATAAGAGCAGATATCACAGACGATATTTTATCGAATAAGGTGTCGCTAGCAAAAGAATCGAGAAATCAACTTATTCAGGATTTAGGAGTGCTTAAACAAGATTTGGAGTCTATTGATAGTCAATTTAGCGAGGATATTCTGAAAGAACAAAGTCCTAAGTGGATTGAAAATAAATGGAAAGAGTTAATTGGAGAGATTGTAAATCGAAATTCGGATGTTAAGTTACATGAAAGAATTAAGGTGAAGTACAACTTATAA
- a CDS encoding HEAT repeat domain-containing protein gives MFAELFNRLGIHLPVAIVGELEAHLQKQKDHKFLFRLMESDEIVESLDHMAGIEIYQTMIPLWTDDHSNYIGLHVQGACQKRISYISHEETDIAPAYRSVSSFIRELERNPHQDWDELKKDYPSDIELSRDQINEDLTCIHELNDVIESDQRLNDDVRCQYIYCIMALTPKSHLNSLMKYVDDEDMYVQERACEIMGFHRYTPAREKLVEVSKEGMHNGKLAAKRALAQMRDQRKKDE, from the coding sequence ATGTTTGCGGAGCTCTTTAACAGACTCGGTATTCATTTACCTGTTGCAATCGTTGGAGAGTTAGAAGCTCATCTTCAAAAACAGAAGGATCACAAGTTCTTGTTCAGACTAATGGAGTCGGACGAGATCGTTGAATCATTGGATCATATGGCTGGAATAGAGATATATCAAACAATGATACCTTTGTGGACAGATGACCATTCGAACTACATAGGCTTACATGTGCAAGGTGCATGCCAAAAGAGGATAAGTTATATCAGCCATGAGGAAACGGATATAGCGCCAGCTTACAGAAGTGTAAGTTCATTCATACGTGAACTGGAACGAAATCCTCATCAGGATTGGGATGAATTGAAGAAAGACTATCCCAGCGATATCGAACTCAGTAGAGATCAGATAAATGAAGACTTAACTTGTATTCATGAGTTGAACGATGTAATTGAGTCTGATCAACGATTAAATGACGATGTTCGTTGTCAGTACATTTATTGCATTATGGCATTAACCCCGAAAAGCCATCTGAATTCTCTGATGAAATATGTAGATGATGAAGATATGTATGTTCAAGAGAGAGCATGCGAGATTATGGGGTTCCATCGTTACACGCCGGCTAGAGAAAAATTAGTAGAAGTCTCCAAAGAAGGAATGCATAATGGAAAACTAGCGGCCAAACGAGCATTAGCCCAAATGAGAGATCAACGAAAAAAGGATGAGTAA
- a CDS encoding helix-turn-helix domain-containing protein: protein MRGLLAMKNNSMFVKLLLSMTAIALITVVLISSVTYMISADNSVRNAISYNESVLTQQKELIHKELTTIGNAANSLLMAQSYVYHTIGGKLSVSSLIDLSTLVEEQKKLSPYIDSIYLYYAPLELVLTSRPEIKTSPISDFADQSWLDTLNQDSASRTVWLTGRSNGFSPDHPATSLIQKMPLIGQVEGAIVINLNLDRLFADYLSHYNSKKGTIMVIGPQGELLYSDAHDREALLQQWDAGQGTSESGYYIGDSDQIVSYTASNMTGWRFVDITERSVLLQGMNRIKVLIWTVAILYITAAVAISYVLSRRLYRPLQSVISYIVSSEESERRDRSGAPSSKDEAGFIRHSFEQMTRNRDILIKEKLKVDELLTGNRTAIKEKYLNDLIQGNVQEEAADRPDHAAELLGLQLDFNRFAILTLELEEHQPLRGSEDIFHSHLLQYGLMEELGKDINGEIFVKDSRHTVILLSLHPDANDTFPVEQARSLKSYFLSRYGISVTIAVSRIHAGEQAVRAAYNETQEALNMKIYIGKGEILPYSILDEWKTEEGSYYYPYELETKLQQSLLKTDKEECTAVIRAITREVLKQRLGKANIHQLYVQLSGELVKTLVQTGGEVTAVIGEGSSYTDALARAETVQDMETCVLTICSKIIDYHREKRSKMTDVTLQLATEFMDNHYNKNISVDNVAEHVKRSTSYLGRIFKESTGMTVNDYLIQLRIKRAMELLKQTDASVEEVCREIGYANVSYFNKIFKARTGLTPGQFRHQHAADQRLTQGKGPKTS from the coding sequence ATGAGGGGACTTTTAGCCATGAAAAATAACTCCATGTTCGTGAAACTGCTCCTATCGATGACTGCCATAGCTTTAATCACTGTTGTTCTCATTTCTTCGGTCACTTACATGATTTCGGCTGATAACAGTGTTCGTAATGCCATCAGTTATAATGAATCTGTCTTGACTCAGCAGAAGGAGCTGATTCATAAGGAGCTGACCACCATCGGAAATGCGGCCAATAGTCTGCTGATGGCTCAATCCTATGTGTACCATACCATCGGAGGCAAGCTCTCTGTAAGTTCATTAATTGATCTATCCACTCTTGTAGAAGAGCAAAAAAAGCTCAGTCCCTACATCGATTCCATCTATCTATACTACGCCCCGCTTGAACTTGTCCTGACATCACGTCCGGAGATAAAGACATCTCCTATATCCGACTTTGCTGACCAGTCCTGGCTGGATACCTTAAATCAAGACTCAGCATCTCGTACCGTCTGGTTAACGGGAAGATCAAATGGATTTTCTCCGGATCATCCTGCGACCTCCCTGATTCAGAAGATGCCACTGATTGGCCAAGTGGAGGGTGCGATCGTCATTAATTTGAATCTGGATCGACTCTTCGCTGACTACTTAAGTCATTACAATAGCAAGAAAGGCACCATCATGGTCATTGGGCCACAGGGTGAACTCCTCTATTCCGATGCTCATGACAGAGAAGCCCTTCTTCAGCAATGGGATGCAGGGCAGGGAACATCGGAGAGCGGCTACTATATTGGGGATTCCGATCAGATCGTATCCTACACTGCATCAAATATGACAGGCTGGCGATTCGTCGATATCACCGAACGATCCGTCCTTCTGCAAGGTATGAACCGAATTAAGGTCCTCATTTGGACAGTCGCCATCCTATATATAACAGCGGCTGTTGCTATTTCCTATGTTTTATCGAGAAGATTATATCGCCCGCTGCAAAGTGTGATCTCCTATATTGTAAGCTCAGAAGAATCCGAACGGCGCGACAGATCCGGCGCTCCCAGCAGCAAGGATGAAGCCGGATTTATCCGTCATTCCTTTGAGCAGATGACACGTAACCGCGATATTTTAATCAAAGAAAAGCTGAAAGTGGATGAACTCCTCACCGGAAATCGCACGGCCATTAAGGAAAAGTATTTGAACGATCTAATCCAGGGCAACGTACAGGAAGAAGCAGCAGACAGACCGGACCATGCGGCAGAGCTGCTTGGATTACAGCTTGATTTCAATCGTTTTGCCATCCTGACCCTTGAACTCGAGGAGCATCAGCCGTTGAGGGGATCGGAGGATATATTCCATTCCCATCTGCTCCAGTACGGCCTGATGGAAGAGCTGGGAAAGGATATCAACGGAGAAATTTTTGTCAAAGACAGCAGGCACACGGTCATCCTTCTCTCCTTACATCCGGATGCCAATGATACCTTTCCTGTGGAACAAGCCAGAAGCCTCAAATCATATTTTCTCAGTCGTTATGGGATCTCTGTAACCATCGCTGTCAGCCGCATTCACGCCGGAGAACAAGCCGTGCGTGCAGCTTACAACGAGACTCAAGAGGCACTAAATATGAAAATCTACATTGGGAAGGGCGAAATTCTGCCCTATTCGATCCTTGATGAATGGAAAACGGAAGAAGGTTCCTACTATTATCCGTATGAACTCGAAACGAAGCTGCAGCAATCCCTGCTCAAGACGGATAAAGAGGAGTGTACTGCCGTGATCCGGGCCATCACCCGGGAGGTGCTAAAGCAAAGGCTGGGCAAGGCCAATATTCATCAGCTGTATGTTCAATTGAGCGGGGAGCTGGTTAAAACACTCGTCCAGACTGGCGGCGAGGTGACCGCTGTTATCGGTGAAGGATCGTCCTATACCGATGCTCTGGCACGTGCCGAAACCGTTCAGGATATGGAGACATGTGTGTTAACGATATGCAGCAAGATCATCGACTACCACCGGGAGAAGCGCTCCAAAATGACGGACGTGACCCTTCAGCTGGCAACCGAATTCATGGACAACCATTACAATAAGAATATCTCTGTGGATAACGTGGCAGAACACGTAAAACGCAGCACTTCCTACTTGGGTCGCATCTTCAAGGAGTCAACGGGCATGACGGTTAATGACTATCTCATCCAGCTGCGCATCAAGCGTGCCATGGAGCTGTTGAAGCAGACCGATGCTTCCGTAGAAGAGGTTTGCCGGGAGATTGGGTATGCAAACGTCAGCTATTTCAACAAAATATTCAAGGCCAGAACAGGACTTACCCCGGGACAATTTCGGCACCAACACGCGGCAGACCAACGGTTAACTCAGGGAAAGGGGCCGAAGACATCCTAA
- a CDS encoding extracellular solute-binding protein — MRKRIKFVSVILLAVSLTASLLTGCTSETNSSSPSSNAGETPGANSDPIEISWGIHFAADGVVNDSVVQKWLEQKFNVKIKPVKVTDASIASGDIPDIFMLGDPSNVIAYQNQGVLMSIDQNMLKEKMPEYYADIEKKKELFQTVTVNNELWAIPMFIDLKPYDLGMLWRKDWLDQVGIQKVPETLDEFEEAVYAFAQKDPDGNGMKDTYGLTGTATSTWSSGFYSIFGAFGVEPTMWMERDGQIVNGSIMPETKEALAKLRKWYADGVIDPEFITDTQDSYRKKLYNNRIGVIEEQISKGALPESATVKEMLALNPDAKMAFSKNPKGPGGDGSWDWGIKSNFLVIGSKVKDQPEKLEKLFEILQAQSNDEETINMTSLGVKGEQWDFAESGATSGATTFLPGFDKQEQRDQLGIRLFSFGNITTQAYRDKYSDPKLNEAVKTYSSAPRWTDALLFSVLPSDGKYKQELTSLMQKYFAQIISGEIPLTEFDTFVTEWKAKGGDELTKEANEMYQAQFKK; from the coding sequence TTGCGTAAAAGAATCAAATTTGTAAGCGTTATCTTACTGGCTGTAAGTTTAACGGCAAGCTTGCTTACCGGATGCACTTCCGAGACGAACTCCTCAAGCCCGAGTTCAAATGCAGGAGAAACGCCAGGAGCAAACTCCGATCCGATCGAAATCTCCTGGGGCATTCATTTTGCCGCAGATGGAGTTGTCAATGACTCGGTGGTTCAGAAATGGCTGGAGCAGAAGTTTAATGTAAAGATCAAACCCGTGAAGGTAACGGACGCCAGTATCGCTTCCGGGGATATACCAGACATATTTATGCTCGGTGATCCTTCTAATGTAATCGCTTACCAGAATCAGGGCGTGTTAATGAGCATTGATCAGAACATGTTGAAGGAGAAAATGCCGGAGTATTACGCGGATATTGAGAAAAAGAAAGAGCTTTTTCAGACCGTTACCGTTAATAACGAGCTGTGGGCTATCCCGATGTTTATCGATTTGAAGCCTTACGATCTGGGGATGTTGTGGCGTAAGGATTGGCTGGATCAGGTCGGCATTCAGAAAGTCCCGGAGACGTTGGATGAATTCGAGGAAGCCGTTTATGCCTTTGCACAAAAGGATCCGGACGGTAACGGTATGAAGGATACGTACGGGTTGACAGGAACGGCTACGTCCACGTGGTCATCCGGGTTCTATTCCATCTTCGGTGCATTCGGTGTGGAGCCGACGATGTGGATGGAGAGAGATGGTCAGATTGTAAATGGATCGATCATGCCTGAGACCAAGGAAGCCTTGGCGAAGCTGCGCAAATGGTATGCGGATGGGGTCATCGATCCGGAATTTATTACAGATACACAGGATTCATATCGTAAGAAACTGTATAACAACCGGATCGGCGTCATTGAAGAGCAGATCAGCAAAGGCGCTCTACCGGAATCGGCAACAGTCAAGGAAATGCTGGCACTAAATCCGGATGCCAAGATGGCATTTTCCAAAAATCCGAAGGGACCTGGCGGTGACGGCTCCTGGGATTGGGGAATCAAGAGCAATTTCCTGGTTATCGGCAGCAAAGTCAAGGATCAGCCTGAGAAGCTTGAGAAGCTGTTCGAAATTTTACAGGCACAGAGCAATGATGAAGAGACCATCAATATGACCAGCCTTGGTGTAAAGGGGGAGCAATGGGATTTTGCTGAAAGCGGTGCTACCTCAGGGGCGACGACATTCCTGCCTGGATTCGATAAGCAGGAGCAGCGTGATCAACTGGGAATCCGCCTGTTCTCTTTTGGTAACATTACCACCCAGGCTTATCGGGACAAATATTCCGATCCGAAGCTGAATGAGGCGGTCAAAACGTATTCATCGGCTCCAAGATGGACCGATGCGCTGCTATTCTCTGTGCTGCCTTCGGACGGAAAATACAAACAGGAATTGACGTCACTCATGCAAAAATATTTCGCACAAATCATCAGCGGCGAAATTCCTCTGACTGAGTTTGATACATTCGTAACGGAATGGAAGGCAAAAGGCGGCGATGAATTAACGAAGGAAGCCAATGAAATGTACCAAGCACAATTCAAAAAATAA